CTTTGATTGCCTCAATATATTCTGCGTCATCGTCCAAAAGGCCGAGTGCATAACATGCATCTCTAAATGTATCATATACCTTACCATGAACTGTTTTAATATCATCAAAAGACCTTGGTCCTTTCACTTTGTTAAGAAGAATTCTTAAATAATATGCTTCCCCAAGAGACGGACTTACAGCGTGAATTCTCCCAATTGACTTATGTGTTTTTCTAGGTTCCCAACAATGTTTATCAAGCTTCCATACATACCAACTTGGAAACTGAACATATGTAAGTGTACGGGCCAATGTGTCATTCGGATCTTTGTTACGTTCCATCCAGGAAAGAAACATTGAAGCTTTGACAGATGGTTTGTTAAGCACTTGATTAATATCCTCGTCGGGACCAAAAACAACAGGTTGTTTTCCGGGAAGATGGAATGGCAGCCTCATAACAGATGGAGTCCTGTAATGCACATCGTATGCGAAGATCCTCCAAGATGCCTCACAAGCCGATAGATACCTACAATCATAGTATTCTTTGACCTCGTCTTGTTGTAGTTCTTCGTTGTTACTATCATGTTGGACAACTGCAACGGTTGCTTTATCAGGgcctttatttatatatttaaacaaatatttaattGATCCGGCTTGATTGCACCACTCAACATTTATATGTGCCTGGTACCGTTTCAAAAGTTTTTTGTTGTATGGCACAACACTTCGGTTGTCTAAGTCGATTCCATTTTTCACTACAGAAACACCATTATCTCTTCTTTTGTATATTGGGAATCCATTTGAATCCAGTGTAGTATGATCTTGAAATTTCTTTGGAAAACCCTTTGAACACTTATTGTCAACCATACATGGACAACTTAAATTAGCGTTACCACATGGACCATGAATCATATAGTCTTTCACAAGTGCATATAATTctgcatcttcatcttcattagGGATTTCTGCAGTTATAAATGGATCAACATGGTCTACTGTTGGAAGCTTGGATTCATTTTCTAAGAATAAGCATAGGTGGGCATGAGGCAATCCTCTCTTTTGAAACTCAATTGTGTAAACAACTGTAAAACAAACTAAACCATTAGTAGatttaaataatataaaatcaatataaaaaataatttgaTAAAATACCTGCTGCAACTTTTCCAAATAGATGGCGTTCTTTAAAATCTTTGCAAATTGAATCCAACTTTATTTTAAATAATCTGGTCAGTATATCTGGCCTATCTTCAGGTTTAAGATTTGTGTCTCTAAGAAACCTTTTTACCTCAGGCCACTTTGGATTGCACGTGATGGTTATAAAAAAATCCGGATAACCAAACCACTTACAGATAGCCATGGCATCTAAATAATTTTGCATCATATATCTCGCGCCACCGGTAAACGAAGAGGGCAAAAATATTCGTTTTCCAACGTTAGATATGTCTTGCTGGCCCTTATTTCTTAATTCACATAGACTTTCATAGCTATCTGACCTTAGATTCTTTTGTTGAAGACGTATGTATTTAAGCCTTTCGCTCTCAATCATAGTATACGCATCAACCAAGAATTGTTGAAAGAGTCTCCTTGAATTTAGAATCAATGAAAACTGATTAATTCTGTCTTGCAAACGATATGCAAAGAACTCTCTCATCGTACAATTTGGACGTTTCTTATTGATTATGTCTACGACACCACGATGAGGGATGTCAATTCTATAACCATCATCACCATAAGGAAACAAAATAGGATATTGAAGTGCAAGGTATGAAGGATGCAATTCACTAATTCGTTTCAAAGTACCTGTTTGCGTTTCAATAACTATATCTCTATTGTTGATTGTGTTGGCAATATCCCCAACAATTAGAGCAGCAACTTCACCACATGTTGGTAAATTATATGTTCGTCCATCCTTTTCTCTAAAACCAATTAGACGAAGCTTCAGATTAAGCTCAGGGTTTTCATGAAAACGGTCTCTAACCATCCTATAAGCTTTTACCAACTGATTTTCTGAATCTAAAAGACATTTTATATGTTCAATCAGTTTATTATCAAGTTCAGCACCACTTGCGGAGGATGAATCCTTTGAACGACTGGTTAAAAAATAGAGGAGTGTTACAAAACATAAAGATTAATAAAAATACTACTGGAGAAAACTGTGATTGGAAAAAATGTTTAGTTGGTTGTAGTACCTAAATACGGATTGTCTGTTGGAAAGTTCGTTTTCAGTATCGAAAATGTAGAGCTGGCAAAATTTAGGTTGGTCTCCGTCTTCCGGAAGGAGGCTTCCAGTGCTGTGGTAGTTCTCTCCACTAATTCTGTAGCAGAATGGTCCATTACCTCTGTTAACAGTGTGATCAACCTTACCACCCATTGACGTGAAAGCAAACATTGAGTTATACCGTCGAATATTATTCAAAAAATATTTGCTTTCTTTGTCCTTATACATAAAAAGTTCCTTATAACTTGGAACAGCATCTTTATAATCTGGTAGTTCTACTTTGCCGTAACCACAACATAAGAAATAGCATATTCTTCCTTTCTCTTTTCTTCCCCTTCCTTTCTCAGCATCCCATAATTTAGCATTGCATACTTCACAAGTAATACATTGGTCACCATGATCGATGTAATCTGTAAAGTTAGttgaagtaaaaaaaaatattacttTAGGAAGGAGGtgtttgtataaaaataataGATACTATTTAGTCAATTGTTTAAGTAAAGTAATTTTTATTATACCTGTTGAAACTCCTTTGTAGATTGCTTCATCTGTAGTTTCCTCTGTCGTCAAGTCAATCATTGGTATAGGAGATGTAACTCGCGATTTACTTATTAACTTACGTTTTCCTGGCGACATCCTCTGTAAAGAAGAACTTTCGAGAATAGTAAATGTGTTGCCAGAATGTGTGATGTTTGAAGATAGAGAAAAACGACGAATGTTTATTGGTGTAGTCATGTTGTTTGTAAGACAGCTAAGAGTACCTAAATAACATAATATACTccaacttattaactttttaaAACATATAAACTGTATTTGAAACTAAATCCGGATTATTCAGTAAATATAATCTTTACTTGTAGGTAACACCGACGATGTAGGAGTAACATTGTGCGTGTTGGAAGACAACAATCTTAAATCAGTGGAAGATGTTAAAGTATTGGAAGGGTGTAATTTTCGTTGTTGTAGAGTAGTAGATCTTTTACTGTCTAAATATAGTTTCCTTAACCTCCGTCTCTCTTTGCAGTCATTTTGAAGAAATCTCGGGTCATAAACTGtaatattataataaaaatcaGATAATTTACATATAGACATTATCCAAATAATAAATacaatttttgttaaaaaattgtATACTACTTTAAACATTTACTAAAGTTTTACCTCCATATTCAATGGAAGCCTGTGTTGTATCATTGAGCATGTAATGCGGAATGGATGATGAACCAGAAGTAGATGCTATAACATCTATTGATTGTGATTTACCTTTTTGCATTCCATAACGTTTACCATCGATGTATAATTTTCTAAGTTTACGCCTCTCCTTACTCTCATCTTGAGTAATTTTAGGGATGAAAACTTGCAAACAATcattaaatataaaacacatATAAGGTACATGAAATATAATGATACGATTTAAATTGAAAATGTAAATATTAATAAGATAAAAAGTTAAATAATACCGTTTGAAATGTTTCCCAATGGTGTTCGATGAGTGAGATCTGgcataatatatatatgtatatatacgtgAGTATAAATACAATACATGTGTATAAATACAATTTCATGTATAATTACAAATAAAGTATTAGAATATAGGAAACAGTAATGTGTAATACAATGTAATGTTTTTTGACATAGGAGTAACAGAAAGGAAATTGTACTGCAGTTCGGTAGCATTTTACAATTTGCAGTAGTGACCGACGACATAAAAACTGGAATGAGAATGGACAAAAAATGATACGTTTATTTTTTTCCGGAAATTAAAATGGTTTGTGAGTTCTTAAATTACATATTTATTAGAAACATTTATAATGTATATTGAATCAGTATATAAAAATACATtcattgttatatattttttaaaaaaaatatgttatatttattatttatttttataaatcgACAGGTTTGATAAGTATTCATATACATTtgttataaatataattatttatactTATTATTTATGTCTATATAAAAGTAGACAATAAAAACTTGAAGATAGGGACTACTTCTGTCAATTATAAAAAGTAACCATAGGGTTCATCATGTGTTTGTCAAATCAGATATGATATAGGTATACGTAGCAATGATGCTTATCTCTTTCTCTATTACCCACTTCATTATATTACACCAAACTTCACACACATACACATTAAAATCTTCAAGATCGGCATTGAAATTATCATCGGAGAAAGAAAAATCACCAACAGGTAggtttcaaatttttgttcaaacaTATCGTAGATGTTTAATTGTATCATTGTGTGAGATTTGCAATCTAAATTTGTGGATTTTTAGTAAACCGACATGTTCTTTGATAGACAACTATAGTTTTTAACGCCATCTTATTCCTCATTTCATCATATTATATAGATTTGGGTTTTATATGAGCGAAATTAGATGTTTTGTGATGTTGATCTGCCGTTATTGTTCCAGTATTTGGTTTCGGTTTTTTATCAAAGTTTTATTGGTTATGTCGGTTTATGATTCCGATTTGAACATGATTATGGATGGTgcattgttattattattgaatGATTTATTTCTGCACATCTATTATTGtttgttttaggttttttagtGAGTATACTTGTTGATATGTATATTTGTTTCGCCTAACTGTTACACACAAGTGTGATTAAATTTGGGGATTTTTCCAGTATAGATATGTTATATGATAATGAACATCTATTATTTACTGATATAATTATATGTAGACAATGGCGCGTTCTTCAACTGAGCGAAATACACAAAATAAAAAAAGGAAGTCATAGTGGTAACAGATTCGGACTCGGAAGAATCTTTCACTTCGGAAGAATTCGACTGGAACGCACCAGAACCAAATCTCATTTTCATGCCCTCCTCTTGTTCACGTTTTGTAAGTATTTACATTTATTATTATGTAGTAAGTTGACTATTGTTATATGGTGTCATTAGTGCCTTTATCATTACCGTCTGCATACTTGTTTGGCATTTCTTAGCGGATACCAGTTAAGGTCGCAAGAGCCATGGGAATCGATAGATGCGGAAAGGTGACCATTGAAAACATGCGTGGTGTGGAAACAAATCTGAACGTCTCGGCTGAACCAAAACGATCAAAAAAGAAAAATCGGTTTACTGTTTTGGGATGGCCAGCATGGGTTCGTGAAAACAACATCAAGA
The sequence above is drawn from the Helianthus annuus cultivar XRQ/B chromosome 12, HanXRQr2.0-SUNRISE, whole genome shotgun sequence genome and encodes:
- the LOC110892324 gene encoding uncharacterized protein LOC110892324, which encodes MCFIFNDCLQVFIPKITQDESKERRKLRKLYIDGKRYGMQKGKSQSIDVIASTSGSSSIPHYMLNDTTQASIEYGVYDPRFLQNDCKERRRLRKLYLDSKRSTTLQQRKLHPSNTLTSSTDLRLLSSNTHNVTPTSSVLPTSTLSCLTNNMTTPINIRRFSLSSNITHSGNTFTILESSSLQRMSPGKRKLISKSRVTSPIPMIDLTTEETTDEAIYKGVSTDYIDHGDQCITCEVCNAKLWDAEKGRGRKEKGRICYFLCCGYGKVELPDYKDAVPSYKELFMYKDKESKYFLNNIRRYNSMFAFTSMGGKVDHTVNRGNGPFCYRISGENYHSTGSLLPEDGDQPKFCQLYIFDTENELSNRQSVFSRSKDSSSASGAELDNKLIEHIKCLLDSENQLVKAYRMVRDRFHENPELNLKLRLIGFREKDGRTYNLPTCGEVAALIVGDIANTINNRDIVIETQTGTLKRISELHPSYLALQYPILFPYGDDGYRIDIPHRGVVDIINKKRPNCTMREFFAYRLQDRINQFSLILNSRRLFQQFLVDAYTMIESERLKYIRLQQKNLRSDSYESLCELRNKGQQDISNVGKRIFLPSSFTGGARYMMQNYLDAMAICKWFGYPDFFITITCNPKWPEVKRFLRDTNLKPEDRPDILTRLFKIKLDSICKDFKERHLFGKVAAVVYTIEFQKRGLPHAHLCLFLENESKLPTVDHVDPFITAEIPNEDEDAELYALVKDYMIHGPCGNANLSCPCMVDNKCSKGFPKKFQDHTTLDSNGFPIYKRRDNGVSVVKNGIDLDNRSVVPYNKKLLKRYQAHINVEWCNQAGSIKYLFKYINKGPDKATVAVVQHDSNNEELQQDEVKEYYDCRYLSACEASWRIFAYDVHYRTPSVMRLPFHLPGKQPVVFGPDEDINQVLNKPSVKASMFLSWMERNKDPNDTLARTLTYVQFPSWYVWKLDKHCWEPRKTHKSIGRIHAVSPSLGEAYYLRILLNKVKGPRSFDDIKTVHGKVYDTFRDACYALGLLDDDAEYIEAIKEANETGSPSYLRNLFATLLLTNTLSRPEVVWESTWRYMTDDFIYRLRKYHRLTDLSIPDHQLKNYVLSEVEKFLARNNSSLKRFETMSYPDTASMSDSDNRLINEERIYDQTNLQAEFNNQLNLLTEEQRSVFQQIINAVEGNKGGVFFVYGYGGTGKTFLWKTLSAAIRSKGQIVLNVASSGIASLLLSGGRTAHSRFRIPLNLTEDSVCHIKPNGDVARLLHETNLIIWDEAPMVHKHAFEALDRTMNDIFNIETSNRSNIRFGGKVIVLGGDFRQILPVVPNGGRQEIVNASISSSYLWNTCKLLRLTKNMRLTVGSSASDAEEIKQFAKWLLDIGEGNVGGPNDGEASIEIPSDLLITDTSDPISTLIDFVYPSILENFNNQNYFSERAILAPKNEVVHEINDRLLSLFPGEEREYLSSDSLCQSEDPNATQQKLYSPDVLNGLKVSGLPNHRLALKVGVPVMLLRNIDQQNGLCNGTRLQVKKMYNRVIEAEIISGGNIGTRTYIPRISLIPSDKKIPFEFQRRQFPLAVCFAMTINKSQGQSLSRVGLYLKQPVFTHGQLYVALSRVKTRQGVKLLILDNDGKPTNKTTNVVYKEVFRDL